The Oncorhynchus masou masou isolate Uvic2021 chromosome 25, UVic_Omas_1.1, whole genome shotgun sequence DNA window AGTATATATAGTATTTTTTGTActttttattaatacatttttttctcaGCAATTAAACAAAAACAATTTTACAAAAGATGCACAAAAACATTTAGTATTGTGAAAACCTACAAATGTGAGAACAAGCCCTCTTTCACACAGAATCAGACCATACCCAGTCCAACAACAACATGTCCTGTTCTCTAGAATCAGATCAAACCCAGTTCTACAACATGTCCTGTTCTCTAGAATCAGATCAAACCCAGTTCTACAACATGTCCTGTTCTCTAGAATCAGATCAAACCCAGTTCTACAACATGTCCTGTTCTCTAGAATCAGATCAAACCCAGTCCAACAACAACATGTCCTGTTCTCTAGAATCAGATCAAACCCAGTTCTACAACAACATGTCCTGTTCTTTAGAATCAGATCAAACCCAGTCCAACAACATGTCCTGTTCTCTAGAATCAGATCAAACCCAGTTCTACAACATGTCCTGTTCTCTAGAATCAGATCAAACCCAGTCCAACAACAACATGTCCTGTTCTCTAGAATCAGATCAAACCCAGTTCTACAACATGTCCTGTTCTCTAGAATCAGATCAAACCCAGTCCAACAACATGTCCTGTTCTCTAGAATCAGATCAAACCCAGTCCCACAACAACATGTCCTGTTCTCTAGAATCAGATCAAACCCAGTCCAACAACATGTCCTGTTCTCTAGAATCAGATCGTACCCAGTCCAACAACAACATGTCCTGTTCTCTAGAATCAGATCAAACCCAGTTCTACAACATGTCCTGTTCTCTAGAATCAGATCAAACCCAGTCCCACAACAACATGTCCTGTTCTCTAGAATCAGATCAAACCCAGTTCTACAACATGTCCTGTTCTCTAGAATCAGATCAAACCCAGTTCTACAACATGTCCTGTTCTCTAGAATCAGATCAAACCCAGTTCTACAACATGTCCTGTTCTCTAGAATCAGATCAAACCCAGTCCCACAACAACATGTCCTGTTCTCTAGAATCAGATCAAACCCAGTTCTACAACATGTCCTGTTCTCTAGAATCAGATCAAACCCAGTACAACAACATGTCCTGTTCTCTAGAATCAGATCAAACCCAGTTCTACAACATGTCCTGTTCTCTAGAATCAGACCATACCCAGTCCTACAACAACATGTCCTGTTCTCTAGAATCAGATCAAACCCAGTCCCACAACAACATGTCCTGTTCTCTAGAATCAGATCAAACCCAGTCCTACAACAGCATGTCCTGTTCTCTAGAATCAGATCAAACCCAGTCCAACAACATGTCCTGTTCTCTAGAATCAGATCAAACCCAGTCCTACAACAACATGTCCTGTTCTCTAGAATCAGATCAAACCCAGTCCAACAACATGTCCTGTTCTCTAGAATCAGATCAAACCCAGTTCTACAACATGTCCTGTTCTCTAGAATCAGATCAAACCCAGTCCCACAACAACATGTCCTGTTCTCTAGAATCAGATCAAACCCAGTCCTACAACAGCATGTCCTGTTCTCTAGAATCAGATCAAACCCAGTCCAACAACAACATGTCCTGTTCTCTAGAATCAGATCAAACCCAGTCCTACAACAACATGTCCTGTTCTCTAGAATCAGATCAAACCCAGTCCCACAACAACATGTCCTATTCTCTAGAATCAGATCAAACCCAGTCCTACAACAACATGTCCTGTTCTTTAGAATCAGATCAAACCCAGTCCAACAACATGTCCTCTTCTCCAGAATCAGATCGTACCCAGTCCTACAACAACATGTCCTGTTCTCTAGAATCAGATCGTACCCAGTCCTACAACAACAACATGTCCTGTTCTCTAGAATCAGATCAAACCCAGTCCAACAACATGTCCTGTTCTCTAGAATCAGATCAAACCCAGTCCCACAACAACATGTCCTGTTCTCTAGAATCAGATCAAACCCAGTCCAACAACATGTCCTGTTCTCTAGAATCAGATCGTACCCAGTCCAACAACAACATGTCCTGTTCTCTAGAATCAGATCAAACCCAGTTCTACAACATGTCCTGTTCTCTAGAATCAGATCAAACCCAGTCCCACAACAACATGTCCTGTTCTCTAGAATCAGATCAAACCCAGTTCTACAACATGTCCTGTTCTCTAGAATCAGATCAAACCCAGTTCTACAACATGTCCTGTTCTCTAGAATCAGATCAAACCCAGTTCTACAACATGTCCTGTTCTCTAGAATCAGATCAAACCCAGTCCCACAACAACATGTCCTGTTCTCTAGAATCAGATCAAACCCAGTTCTACAACATGTCCTGTTCTCTAGAATCAGATCAAACCCAGTACAACAACATGTCCTGTTCTCTAGAATCAGATCAAACCCAGTTCTACAACATGTCCTGTTCTCTAGAATCAGACCATACCCAGTCCTACAACAACATGTCCTGTTCTCTAGAATCAGATCAAACCCAGTCCCACAACAACATGTCCTGTTCTCTAGAATCAGATCAAACCCAGTCCTACAACAGCATGTCCTGTTCTCTAGAATCAGATCAAACCCAGTCCAACAACAACATGTCCTGTTCTCTAGAATCAGATCAAACCCAGTCCTACAACAACATGTCCTGTTCTCTAGAATCAGATCAAACCCAGTCCAACAACATGTCCTGTTCTCTAGAATCAGATCAAACCCAGTTCTACAACATGTCCTGTTCTCTAGAATCAGATCAAACCCAGTCCCACAACAACATGTCCTGTTCTCTAGAATCAGATCAAACCCAGTCCTACAACAGCATGTCCTGTTCTCTAGAATCAGATCAAACCCAGTCCAACAACAACATGTCCTGTTCTCTAGAATCAGATCAAACCCAGTCCTACAACAACATGTCCTGTTCTCTAGAATCAGATCAAACCCAGTCCCACAACAACATGTCCTATTCTCTAGAATCAGATCAAACCCAGTCCTACAACAACATGTCCTGTTCTTTAGAATCAGATCAAACCCAGTCCAACAACATGTCCTCTTCTCCAGAATCAGATCGTACCCAGTCCTACAACAACATGTCCTGTTCTCTAGAATCAGATCGTACCCAGTCCTACAACAACAACATGTCCTGTTCTCTAGAATCAGATCAAACCCAGTCCAACAACATGTCCTGTTCTCTAGAATCAGATCAAACCCAGTCCAACAACATGTCCTGTTCTCTAGAATCAGATTATACCCAGTCCTACAATAACACGTCCACCAACACAAACAATTATTGAGACTTACAGTCCAACGAGTGCATATATTTTCAGGAGGACAATTTTAGAACTTTTAACGGCAATCGAGAGAtttggtgtggtgtgttgtggtgcgCGTGTGTGGTGTGAagcgcgtgtgtgtatgtgtgtgtatgatgctcgtgtgcatgtgtgtgtatgatgctcgtgtgcgtgtgtgtgtgtgtgtgtgtgtgtgtagggacagACCTGTTTAGGCACATTCCTCCTATAGGTGGTTAATCTTATGACAGGTGTTATGTTACTGTGAGACAGTCCGGCCTCCACCACTGTGTCTGACGCAGAAAGGTCACACCATCAGCTTGCATCATGGGTGTTTGTATACCTTTACAGTCTTTGTTGTGTACAATAAGACCATAGATTTGGCCGTTTGCACCTGACCAATAATGTGTGAATTTTAAGGTGTGTAAACTTATTTGCCTTAGTAGTATTTACATTGCAACGCAATTTCCCCTATTggatattacagtatttattgaTTCATTCACTCAAACCTTGAAGACGTGTCTCTGTGCTCTCTTCTTGCGGTGAATGCAGACAGTCTCTGGCAGATCGTGGAATTCCAGGCAGGGAGAATGGCGCCATCTGGTGGCTACGGGGATATTGGCTAAAGTCTGCTCTGCGCTCAGCCGCCCGCTCACCATCCGATTTAAAAGCGCTTGTGAGATGATCAAGATGCCTCAATTCTTGTTTAAAGAAAAACATAAAAAACGATTTACTTAACATAAGAATGTCTTATAAAGGGTTACTTATTAACTGAAAGCCATTGGATAAATTGTCGGCCTATTTTTACATAAttttcacttaaaaaaaaaagtaggtTAGACTAAAGTAAACATTTCCAGATTTGCCTTGCTTGACTCtctatgttatttttttaaatgttatttttaaTAATGATTACAGGTCTTAAAAAAACTAATCATATCTGGACTGGCTGTAAAATCTCAGATAAAATTAGATGATGAGATTAAAGTGCTGCTAAATCGCCCCAAAAACACGGAATTCCCTTACAGAAATCTGATCCCTAAAACGGAAGAGACCTCCTCAATCGTGAAATCCACTATGTTCCCGCGGCCCAACCAGATTCAACCCCCGTTCTCAAACTCTTTCCCCCGCCCCAAATCTTTCTTATTCCCCCTCCAAGATGGAGGCGCTGGAGGTTTTGGGGGGCTACCCGACCAAGCCCTTAAACCCGAGAGCCCGAATGGTCAGGGTTCTACTGAGTATGACGGTGTGCATGGGATGTTTATTAATGCTACATAGTTTTCTCAAAATCTCCAAGTCCAGGAAGCCGCAAGATTTCTATTCTTTTGAGGTGAAGGACGCCAAAGGGAGAAGCGTTTCTTTGGAGAGATACCGAGGCAAAGTAAGTCCACATCAGCAaaatctaaccctgtctgtctactgCAAAAGTCAGTGAGTTTATCTAAAAGGTTGTTTACTTGTTTCTGAGATGTAGCATATTTACAATTCcccgatatatatatatatatatatatttccccccTGGCACAGGCGTCTCTGGTTGTCAACGTGGCGAGCCACAGCGAACACACTGAGATGAACTATCGCTCTCTGCAGGAGCTGCACCGGGAATTGGGTACGTCCCATTTCAACGTCCTGGCTTTTCCCTGCGGCCAGTTCGGGGAAACCGAGATGGGGGCCAGCCGGGACATCGAGGCCTACGCCAAGAACACCTATGGCGTCACCTTCACCATCTTCAGTAAGGTCAAAATCATGGGGTCGGAGGCGGAGCCAGCCTTCAAATTCATAACAGGTAAGCACAGTAGGCTTATTATAAGCCTGATATTTAATAAAGACAGTTTATGCTATTTCTAAGGACAAGAAAAACGAAGGGTAGTTTAACAAAGCCTAGTCATACATGCCTATCTTTAGTCttaacgttttttttttaaatagtaaaATATTATATTCAAGATAATATTTTTCATGGGAAATGTGGGTGTGGGAGGAATTGCAGTTATTATAACACATTGGCACACAACACAACAAAGACGTTGGGCCTAGTAACCATTTGTTTCCATTCACCATACAGATTCTGTGAAGAAGGTTCCGAAGTGGAACTTCTGGAAGTTCCTGGTGAACCCTGAAGGCCAGGTGGTGAGGTTCTGGAAGGCAGAGGAGCCCGTCGACAGCGTTCGTCAGGAGGCGATAACCATGGTGCGTCACATTATTCTAAAGAAAAGGACAGAGCTCTGACGGGATGGCGAGGAGTGGAATAAGGACACCTCTGATGGTTTCAGAGTTTGAATTAAAGGTTATGAGGTATTAATTAAGATACAAAGTCAACTCTGTTATTTGCTGAGTGGTGACTTTAGGGCTCGTGCCTTGTGGTATGGGGAAGGATTTGCCATTATTTTTCTGAAGATGAAGACTGAAGATGATGACTATTGCAATAAGAgattaaagggtgtgtgtgttgtgccacTAAGAGGGTGACACTGACATTTCCTGACAACCACCAGGTCCATAGTGAATTCCCTGACAACCACCAGGTCCATAGTGAATTCCCTGACAACCACCAGGTCCATAGTGAATTCCCTGACAACCACCAGGTCCATAGTGAATTCCCTGACAACCACCAGGTCCATAGTGAATTCCCTGACAACCACCAGGTCCATAGTGAATTCCCTGACAACCACCAGGTCGGTAGTGAATTCCCTGACAACCACCAGGTCGGTAGTGAATTCCCTGACAACCACCAGGTCCGTAGTGAATTCCCTGACAACCACCATGT harbors:
- the LOC135513477 gene encoding probable glutathione peroxidase 8 isoform X1 translates to MEALEVLGGYPTKPLNPRARMVRVLLSMTVCMGCLLMLHSFLKISKSRKPQDFYSFEVKDAKGRSVSLERYRGKASLVVNVASHSEHTEMNYRSLQELHRELGTSHFNVLAFPCGQFGETEMGASRDIEAYAKNTYGVTFTIFSKVKIMGSEAEPAFKFITDSVKKVPKWNFWKFLVNPEGQVVRFWKAEEPVDSVRQEAITMVRHIILKKRTEL
- the LOC135513477 gene encoding probable glutathione peroxidase 8 isoform X2, whose translation is MEALEVLGGYPTKPLNPRARMVRVLLSMTVCMGCLLMLHSFLKISKSRKPQDFYSFEVKDAKGRSVSLERYRGKELHRELGTSHFNVLAFPCGQFGETEMGASRDIEAYAKNTYGVTFTIFSKVKIMGSEAEPAFKFITDSVKKVPKWNFWKFLVNPEGQVVRFWKAEEPVDSVRQEAITMVRHIILKKRTEL